A portion of the Tenacibaculum todarodis genome contains these proteins:
- the fsa gene encoding fructose-6-phosphate aldolase — MKFFIDTANLAQIEEAQAMGILDGVTTNPSLMAKEGITGEANIINHYKAICELVDGDVSAEVISTDFDGMVKEGEALAALNPQIVVKLPMIKDGVKACKYFSSKGIKTNVTLVFSAGQALLAAKAGATYVSPFIGRLDDISTDGLNLIAEIRHIYDNYGFETEILAASVRHTMHIIDCAKLGSDVMTGPLSAIEGLLRHPLTDSGLAKFLADYKKGN, encoded by the coding sequence ATGAAATTTTTTATTGACACAGCAAATTTAGCCCAAATTGAAGAAGCGCAAGCAATGGGTATTTTAGATGGCGTAACTACAAATCCGTCTTTAATGGCAAAAGAAGGAATTACCGGAGAAGCCAACATTATTAACCATTACAAAGCAATTTGTGAGTTGGTAGATGGAGATGTTTCTGCTGAGGTAATCTCTACAGATTTCGACGGAATGGTTAAAGAAGGTGAAGCTTTGGCTGCTTTAAACCCTCAGATTGTGGTAAAATTACCAATGATAAAAGACGGTGTAAAAGCGTGTAAATATTTTTCTTCTAAAGGAATTAAAACAAACGTAACGTTAGTGTTTTCTGCGGGTCAAGCATTATTGGCAGCAAAAGCAGGAGCAACGTATGTGTCGCCATTTATTGGTCGTTTAGATGATATTTCTACAGATGGTTTAAACTTAATTGCAGAAATTCGTCATATTTATGATAATTATGGTTTCGAAACTGAAATTTTAGCAGCATCTGTGCGTCATACAATGCACATTATTGATTGTGCAAAATTAGGGTCAGACGTTATGACTGGGCCTTTAAGTGCCATTGAAGGTTTACTAAGACATCCTTTAACAGATAGTGGTTTGGCTAAGTTTTTAGCAGATTATAAAAAAGGAAACTAG